In Capsicum annuum cultivar UCD-10X-F1 chromosome 8, UCD10Xv1.1, whole genome shotgun sequence, the genomic window GAATTTACTATATTCTCGATCCTTtagattaaaatttttgaaaaaatacacAACAAGATTTTAAATAGCTAAAAACTCAGAgaaataaattcttgaagtgaATTTGTATCATTagaaattttgataatttatcttgtctaattacataattttaataatttgtcttgtctaattacataattttaagtaattttatttttctgttgataAATTATAAAAGCAGAATGTcaataaacttgaaaaaaattacttttctaaatttttaaaattattttatattctaaATTCTCATTCTAAAAATGTGGCCAAATGGAATAACTATCCACAAAGACAAATAAAAttgtttctaattatttttaaattatcattcaGTCGTTTATATATCATTCTAAAAATATCCagcaattttaaaattatttttaagtttaatattattttaaatttaaacaattattcaaataaatgaaataacttaacgtttttcttctttgtttgtatagatattattttgaaatacaaagtcaacaaataaataagtAAACAAGTTAGATGTTCAATCCCCATGTGTTGGAAATAGTTAGAAgaataaatgaagaaagaaaatatataaatttgggAGTAAAGGGTAAAAATATAAACCTGTTTACAATGTGAATAGACTTTATTATCAAATTTGAGCTATTATGGCCACATTTTATGGCCAAAAGAATCTTTCCTTAGTTTTATACCAAAAAAAACAATTACATAATAAATACAGGACATGTGACTTAACTCTTACTTAATCATGATTagtatttgttcattttttattgaCACAAGGATTAATAAGCAATAAATGATAGggataattattcaatataataaattttatacttGAAGAGATTTATTAGATAATGAATCCTATTTAATGGtaagaataaaatgaataaaaataaataaattattcattgattttataaatCGTAGAATTATTGGACGAAGGAAGTAAATATGTCATCTCCCAGCTTTACCCCGCAAAATTCATCCtaggaatttattttaaaaagctGATTTTATAAACATTatcttgtgttttttttttttccatcaaCTTATGTTAATTTGGTTAATGGGGAAAGATGAACGTTAGACGTAGCAATAGAATATACATACAACATGATATGCAATCACATGCAAAAAGATTTTGCCAATAGTTGGATGGCTCCATATTGATAGGAAAAGGTTCTCAAATACGTTGGGATTCGCATCCTGATTACCCTTTTAAAAGCTATAATATAAAGCATCCCAAAGATCCTCTCTGAAAGggaaataactgtctaaatattAAATTACCACGATGGGACATGAATCAAAAATTCTGTTTTCTTAAGGAAAAACTACCTATttgaatatttttgataaaatatttattgcttgtaaatataatttttatttattatttagatatattatatgatagaaaatatttacCACCTATAacagttatattattattatatattaaaagtgaagtatgtatttaataaaaatatattagaagTGTATCAAAATGCATTATATTGTTTTAGTGAAAAATGTactatatatttgaaaaattgtgCATACAATATAGATGTATTAAAAATTATACACTTTGTATTAAACATGAATTATGCATGTATTAAAATTAGGTAAATGGTATTCCTAAATATGTTATATTTAGGTAAGTTTTCCTAGTTTTTAACTGCTAGTTGGAAAGCACTTTGTGCACTAGGTCTAAAGCCACTCGTGGCTTCTGTCGAACCCACCACCGCCTCTACCGTTGTTGCTACTAACTGTCACGACCTAAAAATCCGTTGATGGTGATGGCGCTCATCCCCAACCAAACTATGGTAGGTAAGTCTGATATACAACTCAAAAAGACAATCAACCTAAAGAAAATGATACATAGCGACTGAAGTAAGGGCTTTAAATAATAACTCAATAGAAACAGAAAGTACAAACATCTATCTCAAGATTTAGTGTCACGTGTACAAAGCGACTTTATTCATTAAACAAATAACTGAGGTCTATAACAATGTCTCGGATAGATAATAAAGACATGATAAAAATAGATGAAGCATGGAGATAGCTCCAATCCGGGGAACATAACTCATCATGACTCTGAAGTAATCTTAGTAAACATGATCAGACCCACATGGAGCACTCGTATCAAGATGTGCACAAAAGAATGCAGAAATGTAGGATTGAATATAGTTCACTTGTATTTCGTAGGCATCGTAGGCCTACTAAGCTCAAGTAGAAAATTATATCGAATaaagaatactaaaataactcTGCAAGCAAAAAAATTTCAGCAGTTCAATATCAACAATATCATGAGTATCTCAATCACATAAACAATTCATAAGGGACGTAATGCGCAGTCATGATATGGAATAATATACAATGGTTAATGCCTATCGATATATAGCCTCTGAGCTCACTCCCTCAAGGATGAGATCCATTGGGGACCGCAAGGTCCATTTATAGATTATcgatgtagacacgtgatttgaccctcttcaatttttaatttattttttgtcttaaatatttatttacgtcaaaatattatttttaactcttatttcatttttagtagatttcattttttaaaatgtgaaaaaaaaaatcagaaaataggGTTACCTTTTAGGATACTAGTGTAACTGTACGTGCCTTACATGTGtaacatttaattatttaaaatatagaaaaaacataAAGTCATCCCTGAATTTGTACGACTTTTTACAAAAAGATACTTAAATTTTGCGGGCAAAGTTTAATCCCACATGACGTGGAGAGTGTATTTCACTCTCCAAATAGAGCGTGaaacaactaaaaatttatttttcttattaaaaaatcaatatttatttaattagaaatattttttaattactttatttctttttaatttatttttcaattattttttctctttatcttcttcatccAACTCCTcaccattttctttcattttttctatcctttacttctctttttccttttatttctttctccTCGTTTTTTCAAGTTATTTCACCTTAAGTTTATAATCGTTCCATTACTATATATctactatttttcttttgatttttgttataAAACTATGATTTTTTCGTTAGGAAAAGCACatgatttaattttaataaaattttgattcaacataattatatttgatttttaaagtttaatttgaatCCAACGATGATTTAACAGTAATTGTGATGACACAGATAACTAAAACAACATCGATCAGAAGAAAAAGTTTCAAGCTCAATCGTGTCACTCAACCCACTTTATCTTAGTTttctatctaaaaaaaataaaataaaataattaataataaaaagattAGGATTATTTAGaagagacaaaataaaataagagggGCTAGTAAAGAGGTGGCCAAAGCTTTAACAATTATCAATGGTGAAGTGTAGAGAGTAATGGGAGTTCATGGAGAAGAACAATGGAGgagagtgaaagaaaaataggaacaaaaaagggaaaacaaataaagtaagaaaagacgataaaaaaagtaaaattaaatgaattgACGTGGCAAATAGCTATTGATGCGTGAATGCACTTCTTTTCTTGCAATTGATATTAGCTGGAAATGAGATATTCATTACACTTTTAAATTGTTCAGTGGGGCAATAGGTCGCCCGCAAAGTTTGAGTGTACTTTTTGCAAAAGTCGGACAAGTTCAGGGATGACTTTatgtcttttttctttaaaattaaataattttatctattgcagaaatttttaatgaagtataagaACTTTagatcacttttcaaaaatctttcccACTTTaatatcataatgtaaatataaacatatattttagtgtaaccatatatatattttaccaccagaagtttcatttttttcttgttaaaagTCTTTCCGTGTGTTTTAAAGttaaatcattaattatattCTTATTGCGTACGTAACAAAGACACATAACAAGTTATTATCGAATAacttttcaaaaggaaaaaagcaataaatataataatagtgCTATATACCGCTATCTTTAAATTTTGCGTAAAAACTATCAAATATCTTTAAAAGGTGTAAAACTTGCAACAATCAAAAGAGAATCACCACACATGTAAtataaatcttaattttttttggtgtGATAAACCTTTAATTATTTGGGCTACTTCATTCGATGAAAACAACACGCTTGTTTTGTCTATTTATTCTATCAAAATTTACAACTGAAGGAGAGATACGAGAAATTGTTAAAAGGGGACAATACATGTCAGTTGTTGattatacataattcatatataatctttaaattcattaactaaaaagaataaagaaagacaGAAGGATGACGATAATGAATGTACGAAGATaacttgaattaaaattaaaatctataaaattcaaaataaaagaaaaagtacaaaTAGAAGAAATGTTGTATTTTTGTAGTAAAGtatgataaaaatattacttaaatagaattgtagaaattcttttttatataagataaaattttagtcgatttagaagtgttaaatattatgatttgttaCATAGATAAAATAAGGACTTTAACTAATTTGTTAGTGTTTatgtataattaaaattttactcgaagaatataggaaaaaatattgaatttggaaCTAAAAACAAGTATaagaagtaaaaaattaaaaaataaggtaCGTTTTTGCCTCTTTGGATGTGCATGTTTTTACCTTTTGGGGTATTATTAGTTTTGTAATATATATTAGTGTTTATgtataattagaattttatttgaggaatataggaaaaaataattttaaatcttcttaaagtcaAATTTCGTTGATTTTAGAattattaaactaatgaaaaaaatattagttgtcatctattctgatgacttctaataaggaaagattttaccataaatatgtttaattaattttcaacttttaaatattgaaaatagtgaaaagataattttatctaaagaaagacttttaatgaaggataaaatgtTCGAacgacatttctaaggcccttcacacttttaatatattatagattatagatatattagAAAGATTatgaatatttcataaaaaaaggcacatcaatataatcttTATCTTTATAGTGACAATATTTATCTAAAAGTTTAATGATTGTTATAGTGAAttgttgttatatatgtatactaGTATTTGACGTTTAGATctcatttaatttttgtaaataaagtATGCAAAACTAAAAAGTGtataattctttctttttttaaaattaaatgatagaaAACATCAATACGATCTTTCCAATAAAGCTTGACATGAAAATTTTGTATTTCTGAGAAAGTGAGAAGAATAGCTATAGCCTTTCCTTGTAAAATTATACCCATAACTAACAACTAAtaagaattatttaaatataattttttatatatttatacttaaATTATACTATGTGCATAATATAAATgatgattaaataaatattaatagttaacttatatataacatattattaaaaaatatattatacaatATTTGAGTACGACTGTTATAAAGGAGTAATTTACAAAGAGTATACTATTTTAAACAATGTTATTGGTGTTATAGGTAAAACATTGTTATAgagaaataaatttaattttagagaaaaaattaGGTAATTATAGACTTATagtaaaaagagaaataaaatataacatgaaaaatcaatTCTGGAAAAAATTATACAGTAATAGTAAAATATCATTATAACGAGGGTTCATTGTAAAGGTTGATTGCATATAATAAATTTCCATTAGTTTGATAAACTAATTAAAATGGTAGTTCACTCCCAGAAAGTACAAGTTATTAGGGATGGCAATAGAGCGGGTAAGTTAAGCTTAACCCACAAAAATTTCAATTTGTCCCAGCTCGCCTCCCATAGTATTTATCTATAATCTCAACCTGCCCCATCTCACCCCGCAtaaagtttccctttctttttaaTACTTTGCTAAtgcatatttaaaaaatttaaaatttaaacactATATTCCATTATTATCTTTTTGATTAGggtgaaaattattttcatcccccaactttgattaaaaaatcaaattctcCCTCAAcattgaataataatcatacttccCTCTTTATCTCATGCAATGTCCATTTtatccttataattttaattatatatttatgtaatatctttttatattatatgtaatgaatatttttttaacatggatatttgtagcattttatttaagtttattaactttatacgcaaattaatactttttataaatttatcacaaaattcaatgttattttttaagatcgttattttagaataatatgtattaaagagtcgtttgaTGTGAgacataattataataattcagagataaagttcatgattatttatcctgcgtttaattagatgtattaggtagtctcGAAATTATTTGTCACACCATTTATACCACAATGATGAGACAAGTTATCACGcatacatgttagtacaacttatttggtaataactaatcccggaataacttgtttccaaacaacccacccctaagtgtgtatatatacatatgtatgtacatacaTGTAcgtatattttcgtattttatcactctcttactaaattcaTTCCGTATTACTTAACcttttgttgatataacacaatccttaagacaattttacttagaggtatattttgctaaattaaccttattaatgataatttgaaactttaaatctgtctatactgttactttatatagttatttaacactaaagggtggaaaaaaaacataatacaattctcttgatttcacaaattgagcagataaactaaaacgtttatttttagtatgaggaCCAAGTGATAAGAAactatattatctattgtctatatcagtaaataagttgtgattgccatttatagaatattacatattttataatttatataaataaatataatctttaaaatttgaccttatttttattcgagaaaaacatctagtatccccgaactatgatcaaatttactacgacacacgtcaacttcacggggatcctattaccccttaaactaaattttagcgtattctTGTCAATCTCTTTAGCTAAcgtgataccttttgtcaatcgTTTTAGATGGCGTGACACCTTTGATATGGGCTTCATTTTATGCAATAAAGGTGTCACATTAGcacaaaaaaatgacaaaaatacgctaaatttgagttcaggggataataggacccctgtaaagttggagtgtgtcgtaacaactttgaccatagttcggagtggtactagaggcttatctctttcatttattgtttgtattttctgcattgaaatatgtttataaaattactagtacttattattttcacttgttaaaataaatattatagttctgattattattaataaaactaattttcttattatgctaatttacttcataaagattATCATTAGTTtatatatttcttacttttttttctagaagataatgtttatgtttttatgaaaattttgttatatgaagaatgtctatgtttttatgaaaaatttgttatataattttttttttttaaaatgaaaatatgatgattttaaagaagttaaaaaaaatgatgataaagggtaaaatagaaattttaaaaagttaattagGATAAAGGAgaagtatgattattgttcaaagttgaggggggcgtttgatttttaagaaaaaattagggaGGGAAAATGATTTTTACCCTTTTGATTATTCCCAAACTATTTTTAAGCGCGTGATTCAGTGTTTCTTGtttaaacatatttttgaaaattaaaaaaaaataaaaattaaaacaattaaaaaatcaCCAGTGTCCCCCACCCCGCCAAGCAACCACCACCACTCCCCCACCCCTCCCCCCGCATCCAGCATCCCCCACCCCATCCAGCACCCTCTCCCGTCCCCAACCCCCacgcaacaccaacaccaccacaccAGCCAACCttcccttcccccccccccccccccaccagcCCTCCCCGTCCCCCCCCACCACACTAGCTACCCTTCCCCCTTCCCCCCCATCCCCCCTACCACCACATCAGCCAAACTCCCCCCCCTCTAAATTTTAGAATATATAAACTTTAATTTGTATTATAAATTGATTCAGttatattaatatgataaaaattatttttaaaataacgaTGGagctgaattaaaaaaaaaaaattattttattattttactttttatttaatggTAGAGATGAATTGTTTTAAATAATGATGAAGATGAAATTCTTTATTGTTGAAGTTTTTGATTATATATGATATATAGGGGAAATCTCAAGTCAAAATCTCATTTTCGttttttaagtttttgattttataatataaattaccagattttatgattttgaatcgtaattttatgatatataaattctaatttattttataaattgattaagttatataaatataataaaaattattatttaaaatttttaaataatgatggtgatgaattttattttaaaaaataaaattttaatttattattttattttttatttaatattcttGATTAATAAtccaataaattaattaatgaaaatattatgacatgTCATTGATTTATTGTGACGTGGATATGACttgacattttttttaaagagaGTGAGCCACACACTTGGTCAGAAGGGTTtaaaatcttgaactttgatgGGTTAAAGGGTTCAGATAACAAGTACAAACGGAAACAAATACAAGGGTCCGAGCATTTTTcgcttattttttttaaagagaagaACCACATTTTTTTCCTACGTACTGAAACGCAACCCTAAATAACCGAAGGTGAGGAAAAAGTACACCATTGTATGAACAGCTACGACGAAGGATGAGAAAATATGATTGTACAAAACCAAAGATACATTCAGTATGATGGTAAACGTTCGATATCAGAATTTACAACATGCAGCCAACTACACCATTAAGAACTAAATATACAACCTATTCAAGGAGAAATTAATAAGAACATCGAAAGACAGGTCCAGCAgaatcaaaatcaagcatctaAAGTCCATGATATGTCTTTGCTTGTCAGCAGATCCGTATATGATATATCTTCTCTTGTCAGCAGATCAACACCTGATATATCATCTCTTGTCAGCAGATCCATGTAGGACATATCATCTCTTCTCAGCAGATCCATATAGGATGTTTCTTGGGGTTGATACTGATTACTTGGTAAGTTAATCTGCTGCACCTGCACCCTATGTCCTTCTGATGCAAAACTGCACTGAGTACTGAGGAGCTGCTTTTCATATAGTTCTTGAGTCAATATGGAGCTATCTTCATCCTCCATCAGCAATTTCATGTAGGAGGAATTCAACGTCTGCACGCCCTGATGATTTGCTACTTGGTTGCATGGCCGTTGCTGCACCCTTTGTCCTTCTGATGGTAACTCTTGAGTACTGAGCAGCTCTTGTGCATATAGTAATTCTTCATCTGTCAATGTATCATCCCCCATTATCAATTTCAGCACAGAGAAATTAAACGGCACGCGCACTGATGTTCTCTGCATGTTCTGACCATAGTTTTGGCTGAATCTTGATGGGCCAATAATCTTGGTTGGATGAACTGTTATTCTTGGCTTATGATGCCTTGGCCATGACCtcatttcccttattttattGCTAAGGAAATAATTAGGACTTTCTTGGAACTGCAATTTTCTGCCACTAGAGTGATCATTTCTTGGATTCACACTTCTCTCACAGATAGTGATACCTTTATTTCCTCTTTGAGCATAAATATCTGCAAAACTCATAGTGTTGTTGTTCTCTTCATAAACCTCTTTTCCTTTTCTAACAGCATTATAGTTGCTACCAGAAGACTTCATCAAGCCATAAACTtcattattatatgcaaacttttgTGCTATATCTCCCAAGTCCTTGCCAAATTCCAAACATTTCGTAGTTGGTCTCTTACTTTCAAAGAGTTTGTTGGGTTCTGTATATAAAGTGTTTGAACTCTTTTGAcatatttcttttgatgaaaaGTCCTGCTAAAAGTAACAAGGTAAAAAAGATAATTGTGCATCATTCAAAATCACATACATCTTAATGCAAAGAGAGAGTTTAGTTCAAGAAAGGATTTGTGAGACACAAATTTAACCACCACTTGTCTGAATCACTTTTAAGATAAATTTTATGAgattattcaaaatcataatttttcaaagttAGACTTGGAGTATtatttggccatgaatataaattggagttgttttttaaattttgtgagagaagtaggaGTAAGAAAAGTGAAAGcaaattttacttgttttcacttttccaaatacaattttaaattatatttagaattcttatggccaaacactactattttcactaaaataatataatttttcagaaaaagtgaaaatttttatggtcaaacgGTTATTAAGATTAAGACGTATGAAGCTGAATGACTAATATGCTTTTAAATCTACACATTGAAGGAGAAAAACTGATTATTTTTCAACATTTGAATATGCTTAATGCAtttgtttttaaatataataaaatacattcaaataaacaataaaatatatattagaaaaatattttaatttagtaaaataaaactaatatgTTAATTAAAAAAGGAAACATTTATGTTTGctagtgatgatggagatgatttgTAATGGTGATAGTGGTGGTAATAGTTGGTGTTAGTTTCTTGTAATATTAACAATTATGATGATAGAGGTGGTTGGTATTGTTGTGATTGTTATGATGATGGCTATTGATAGTGTTGATGGTGATTCTAATGGTGAAGTTGGTTAATACAGCAGCTGACTTTGTTGACTTTGATAATTAAAGAATTTGTGATAGTCGGTGACGATTCTAGTTGCGATAGTGGATGTGGTTGATTGTAGGGATTGACTGTACTTGTGATAGTGGATGATGAGATGGTGGAATTGATTAGTAGAGATTCGTTGCAGTGGTGATTAtagttgatagtggtggtggaaGTGGTGGTGACAGTGGATATAATTATAATGATAGAGGtggtaggtgtggtagcggttggcGGCAGTGGTGGTTGGTAGTTGACGATGATAATGGTGGTTGGGGATGGAGGTTGTGTTGGCAGAGATGATAAGTGGTGGTGACTAGTGATTATGGATAGAGTGATCGATGGTGAATAATATCCATACAAAAATACCTTTGAATAGTATAAAAACTTCGTTCTAGATATTTATGGTTAAGAAATATTCAGGCGAATTAAATGCTTAAATTTTAATAAGAACAAACGCACTTAATGATcataagtgcaaacaaatgagccctaAACCACATTCGCTTTAAGTTCTTGTTGTGGCACATAAAGAGACCGTGATGGCGTGGATaacttaattaaaattatttatttttcttattaaaatgagttggtctttaatttttatttttaaaatggattgATCTTTAACTTTGTCCTTTTAACAACTGAATTTATGCCCAATGAAGCATAAGTTCTTTAAAAACTAATGTCACATATTAGGTCTAAACTTGTgaattattattataagcaaaaatataaagttatcctcaataaaacatatttttattatgagggacaaaaattaaaaatcaacacaaaataagtaaaaaaaagtgCAAATGACCTATTGTTTACGGCCTTTGCCCATAGTTTGGAGGAACACAACAAAAAGAGAAACTTGTAGCAATTCCTCTTGTGATTATTCACATGATGTGGATGACATACATTGAATCTCCAAATAGAAAATGAGGCGCACTCtctgtaattttatttttgtcgaGCACGATTCTTTATGAAAAACACATCTTTTctttaatgataataaataaataaaaactatgtagTAGGGGTACTTATAAATCACCTAGATAATAAAACTTATCTCATCCACTCAATGCCAAATTGTCCCATGCCTTACGTGGTTAGACCAACCCAACCGACAATTTCTAACACGTATGAATCTTGGCGATATATCCTATGATATTTAGTTTGAGGCGGAACAATTGGatacatgaaaaagaaaaaaatcacaagAGAAGTTGAGATGCATAGAAAGGGCTTTCTATTATGAATTAGGGCTCCCTTTGTTGGTGCGACCTTGGATAAGTCTGAAATGATATGAGACTAAATAGATTCATTTTTTGACTCGGGCAAGTTCTAATATGAGCATGAATCAACTTGGCGGAGTTACAAATGTAGAATCGAGATGTCATGTTTTCTAAATCAAAAGTACAATCGCTATAGCTTGTTTAAGACCCGATAGCTTTGGGTCTAAATTTAGGGGGGGGGAATAAATTTCTTCCTTTCATAGAAAATTCTTTTCGCTCGACTTAGTTgatgttttttatattttataacagcGTGAGAATTGAGGATTTATATTTTAATTGTAAGTCATGAAGATCTGAAAGGTGAATCGTATACAATATTAAAcaagaaatttaaagaaaagataCCTGTGGAGCCGAGGAAGGAACTACATTAGCAACTAGTTGAGTTCTTTGTGTCCTTCTCTTCCGAACATAAACAAATGGATCCCCTACTTGGTTTTTGGATATCGACATTA contains:
- the LOC107879774 gene encoding uncharacterized protein LOC107879774 isoform X1, with amino-acid sequence MSISKNQVGDPFVYVRKRRTQRTQLVANVVPSSAPQQDFSSKEICQKSSNTLYTEPNKLFESKRPTTKCLEFGKDLGDIAQKFAYNNEVYGLMKSSGSNYNAVRKGKEVYEENNNTMSFADIYAQRGNKGITICERSVNPRNDHSSGRKLQFQESPNYFLSNKIREMRSWPRHHKPRITVHPTKIIGPSRFSQNYGQNMQRTSVRVPFNFSVLKLIMGDDTLTDEELLYAQELLSTQELPSEGQRVQQRPCNQVANHQGVQTLNSSYMKLLMEDEDSSILTQELYEKQLLSTQCSFASEGHRVQVQQINLPSNQYQPQETSYMDLLRRDDMSYMDLLTRDDISGVDLLTREDISYTDLLTSKDISWTLDA
- the LOC107879774 gene encoding uncharacterized protein LOC107879774 isoform X2 — protein: MSISKNQVGDPFVYVRKRRTQRTQLVANVVPSSAPQDFSSKEICQKSSNTLYTEPNKLFESKRPTTKCLEFGKDLGDIAQKFAYNNEVYGLMKSSGSNYNAVRKGKEVYEENNNTMSFADIYAQRGNKGITICERSVNPRNDHSSGRKLQFQESPNYFLSNKIREMRSWPRHHKPRITVHPTKIIGPSRFSQNYGQNMQRTSVRVPFNFSVLKLIMGDDTLTDEELLYAQELLSTQELPSEGQRVQQRPCNQVANHQGVQTLNSSYMKLLMEDEDSSILTQELYEKQLLSTQCSFASEGHRVQVQQINLPSNQYQPQETSYMDLLRRDDMSYMDLLTRDDISGVDLLTREDISYTDLLTSKDISWTLDA